Proteins from a genomic interval of Corvus moneduloides isolate bCorMon1 chromosome 6, bCorMon1.pri, whole genome shotgun sequence:
- the TSSC4 gene encoding protein TSSC4, translating into MGDQEAGEPFLGIVDDGARDYEGALPSDTVSLSDSDSDDLGLAGEAEVDTISPKEPCVDEGDFRSGETPDSSNSGRRSPVQPFHLRGMSSMFSLRSQSIFDCLEEAAKLSVPSMPEDNVVDGRFKRPLPPTTVSGTVVPENMGKQARPVQAPKTSPAVPDYVAHPERWTKYSLEGVSESSDKTNRAVALEFLGGLKKRGEQQSSATQDSYTPSFNQDPSSCGAGRIVFTKPTKRGVDGLEKKTSTGEDDKKQMKTDLKGKSLKKTDDLREEDKVELGHLDSDSGKAAEEEECMMEGDQNTEYKLEARFRGAVEEPSVGTVGFHCSKKKSRKNFRPKLDDEGEEEES; encoded by the coding sequence ATGGGAGACCAGGAGGCGGGTGAACCTTTTCTGGGGATAGTGGATGATGGTGCCAGAGACTACGaaggagctctgccctcagaCACGGTGTCGCTCAGCGATTCTGACTCTGATGACTTGGGGCTGGCGGGTGAAGCAGAAGTTGATACAATATCTCCCAAGGAGCCATGTGTGGATGAAGGGGATTTCAGATCAGGGGAGACCCCTGACTCTTCAAACAGCGGTCGCAGATCTCCTGTCCAGCCATTCCATCTGAGGGGCATGAGTTCTATGTTCTCTCTCCGTAGCCAGAGCATTTTTGACTGCCTGGAAGAGGCGGCCAAGCTGTCTGTGCCCTCAATGCCTGAAGATAATGTTGTTGATGGGAGGTTTAAGCGTCCATTGCCTCCCACCACAGTTTCAGGTACCGTGGTCCCAGAAAACATGGGAAAGCAAGCCAGACCAGTGCAGGCTCCCAAAACCTCTCCTGCGGTGCCTGACTACGTGGCACACCCAGAGCGCTGGACCAAATACAGCCTAGAGGGAGTTTCAGAGTCCAGTGACAAGACTAACAGGGCAGTGGCCCTGGAATTTTTAGGTGGTTTGAAGAAAAGAGGGGAGCAACAGAGCTCGGCTACTCAAGATAGCTACACCCCATCCTTCAACCAGGACCCTTCCAGCTGCGGAGCTGGGAGGATTGTCTTCACCAAACCAACTAAAAGAGGTGTTGACggactggaaaagaaaacatcaacaGGAGAGGATGATAAGAAGCAGATGAAGACagatctgaaaggaaaatctcTTAAGAAGACTGATGACTTGAGGGAAGAAGATAAGGTAGAGCTGGGGCACTTAGACAGTGACAgtggaaaggcagcagaggaggaggagtgcATGATGGAGGGGGACCAGAACACAGAATATAAACTTGAGGCAAGGTTTAGGGGTGCAGTTGAAGAGCCATCAGTGGGAACAGTTGGATTCCACTGCAGTAagaagaagagcaggaaaaatttCCGACCTAAACTAGACGatgaaggggaggaggaagagtcCTGA